A stretch of the Gossypium hirsutum isolate 1008001.06 chromosome D07, Gossypium_hirsutum_v2.1, whole genome shotgun sequence genome encodes the following:
- the LOC107932218 gene encoding protein IQ-DOMAIN 14: MGKATRWLKSLFGIKNTKECPSSGDRKDKKRCSIGHSGRESSGGLCHNPTTIPPNISPAEVVWLRSFYNETEKEQNKHAIAVAAATAAAADAAVAAAQAAVAVVRLTSHGRGTMFGGGGHGKWAAIKIQSVFRGYLAKKALRALKGLVKIQALVRGYLVRKQASATLHGMQALIRAQATIRSQKARKSMEKFDDTRSERTVSFHSTRLSASLDTLNIEESPKIVEIDTGRPKSRSRRTNTSVSDFGDDPSFQILSSSVPARLPARLSVPDSHTDWGLTGDECRFSTAQSTPRFINCCVSNAPVTPAKSVCADNFFRHYGIGNLNFPNYMANTQSFKAKLRSHSAPKQRPEPGPKKQLPLVETTESRSSLSGVRMQRSCSQAQEAISFKNVVMGKLDRYSLEFGRDSERTCLQRKR, translated from the exons ATGGGAAAAGCTACAAGGTGGCTAAAGAGCTTATTTGGGATAAAGAACACCAAAGAATGCCCAAGTTCCGGTGACCGGAAAGATAAGAAACGGTGTAGCATTGGGCATTCAGGGCGGGAATCAAGCGGCGGATTATGTCACAACCCTACAACGATACCACCAAATATATCACCGGCAGAGGTGGTTTGGCTGAGATCATTCTACAATGAAACGGAGAAAGAGCAGAATAAGCACGCAATTGCGGTGGCAGCTGCCACGGCTGCTGCTGCAGATGCCGCTGTCGCCGCCGCTCAGGCAGCTGTGGCGGTGGTGAGGCTTACGAGTCATGGAAGAGGTACCATGTTCGGCGGTGGTGGACATGGAAAGTGGGCTGCCATTAAGATTCAATCCGTTTTCAGAGGCTATCTG GCTAAAAAAGCATTACGAGCTTTGAAAGGATTAGTGAAAATTCAAGCACTTGTTAGAGGATATTTAGTGAGAAAACAAGCTTCAGCTACACTTCATGGCATGCAAGCATTGATAAGAGCACAAGCTACAATCAGGTCCCAAAAAGCACGAAAATCTATG GAGAAATTTGATGATACAAGGAGTGAACGCACTGTTTCTTTTCATAGTACAAGATTATCGGCTTCTCTTGATACACTTAACATTGAAGAAAGTCCCAAAATTGTGGAGATTGATACAGGTAGACCTAAATCGAGATCCCGAAGAACCAACACATCAGTATCAGATTTCGGTGACGACCCATCATTTCAAATCCTGTCTTCTTCGGTTCCAGCTCGACTTCCGGCTCGTTTATCTGTTCCGGATAGTCACACTGATTGGGGACTAACCGGAGATGAATGTAGGTTCTCAACAGCACAAAGTACACCTCGGTTCATCAATTGTTGTGTGTCTAATGCACCGGTCACACCAGCCAAGAGTGTATGTGCTGATAACTTTTTTAGGCACTATGGGATTGGGAACTTGAATTTCCCTAATTACATGGCTAACACACAATCATTCAAGGCTAAATTGAGGTCACATAGTGCCCCGAAACAAAGGCCGGAACCGGGACCAAAAAAGCAGCTTCCGTTGGTCGAAACGACGGAGTCTAGAAGTAGTTTGAGTGGTGTTAGGATGCAAAGATCATGTTCACAAGCTCAAGAAGCTATTAGTTTCAAGAATGTAGTGATGGGAAAACTTGATAGATATTCCTTAGAATTTGGTAGAGATAGTGAAAGGACCTGTTTGCAAAGAAAACGGTGA
- the LOC107932256 gene encoding probable pectinesterase 53, with the protein MSKFQCFLYIVILVLLLNSAQTLCHTKGIKLKRKHHHKQSNVTGTHVSEQPFMQWVKFVGSLNHSVFRTAKNKLFPSRTITVDKNPKSGDFTKIQDAIDSLPFINLVRVVIKVHAGVYTEKVNIPPLKAFITIEGAGADKTIVQWGDTAQTPGARGQPLGTYGSATFAVNSPYFIAKHITFKNTAPIPAPGAIGKQAVAFRISADTATFVGCRFLGAQDTLYDHFGRHYYKDCYIEGSVDFIFGNALSLFEGCHVHAIARLTGAVTAQNRGSILDDTGFSFVKCKVTGSGALYLGRAWGPFSRVVFAYTYMDNIILPKGWYNWGDPNREMTVFYGQYKCTGPGASFAGRVSWSRELTDEEAKPFISLSFIDGSEWIKL; encoded by the exons ATGTCTAAGTTTCAATGTTTTCTTTACATTGTCATCCTTGTTCTTCTCTTGAATTCAGCTCAGACATTGTGCCATACCAAAGGTATCAAACTTAAAAGGAAGCACCATCACAAGCAATCAAATGTGACAGGAACCCATGTTTCAGAACAACCATTCATGCAATGGGTTAAATTTGTTGGCAGCCTTAATCACTCAGTTTTCAGGACAGCAAAAAACAAGCTTTTCCCTTCTCGTACCATTACCGTCGACAAGAATCCCAAATCCGGTGACTTCACCAAAATTCAAGATGCCATTGATTCTCTTCCTTTCATTAACCTTGTGAGAGTTGTAATCAAGGTCCATGCTGGGGTCTACAC ggAAAAGGTTAACATTCCACCATTGAAGGCCTTCATAACAATTGAAGGAGCAGGGGCAGATAAAACAATTGTTCAATGGGGAGACACAGCTCAAACACCTGGAGCTAGAGGACAACCTTTAGGAACCTATGGTTCTGCAACTTTTGCTGTGAATTCACCTTATTTTATTGCCAAACACATTACATTCAAG AACACTGCACCAATTCCAGCACCAGGAGCAATCGGAAAACAAGCTGTAGCATTTAGAATATCGGCGGATACGGCTACTTTCGTCGGTTGTCGATTCCTTGGAGCTCAAGATACACTTTATGATCACTTTGGCAGACATTATTATAAAGATTGTTACATTGAAGGCTCAGTAGATTTCATCTTTGGCAATGCTCTCTCCCTCTTTGAG GGATGTCATGTGCATGCAATAGCAAGGTTAACAGGCGCAGTAACAGCACAAAACAGAGGGAGTATCCTAGATGACACAGGGTTCTCTTTTGTGAAGTGTAAGGTGACAGGGTCAGGGGCTTTATATTTAGGGAGGGCATGGGGTCCTTTCTCGAGGGTGGTCTTTGCTTACACTTACATGGACAACATCATACTTCCTAAGGGCTGGTATAATTGGGGTGACCCTAACCGTGAGAT GACGGTGTTCTATGGACAATACAAATGCACAGGGCCAGGAGCAAGCTTTGCAGGCAGGGTTTCATGGTCAAGGGAACTTACAGACGAGGAAGCTAAACCTTTTATTTCTCTTAGTTTCATTGATGGCTCTGAAtggatcaaattataa
- the LOC107932279 gene encoding programmed cell death protein 4 translates to MKNTGKSSKGTGKSSDVRKDRRSGTGMIGSPKKGGHGGKFTWAGDGFSPAEIGVEKQVFDVKDPNFEDPDEIVNDN, encoded by the coding sequence ATGAAGAATACCGGAAAGAGTAGCAAAGGTACCGGAAAATCGTCGGACGTGAGGAAAGATAGGAGATCTGGTACTGGAATGATTGGATCGCCAAAGAAAGGAGGTCATGGCGGGAAGTTCACTTGGGCCGGAGATGGCTTTTCGCCGGCTGAGATTGGAGTTGAGAAACAGGTTTTTGATGTTAAGGATCCTAACTTTGAAGATCCTGATGAAATCGTGAATGATAATTAA
- the LOC107932278 gene encoding uncharacterized protein, translating into MSEIFGDMKMKKMESDEFSFENSINASIASSSDLVDDATSSASSSNGPLYELSEMMAQLPIKRGLSKHYHGKSQSFTSLANVKSIEDLPKKVVRVRAKMMKSCKSYGWGLDGHHHHNKVYYSPKATISKKGSSSTRVCFMSSSLAT; encoded by the exons ATGAGTGAAATATTTGGAGatatgaaaatgaagaaaatggaaaGTGATGAGTTCTCCTTTGAAAACTCCATTAATGCTTCAATAGCTTCTTCATCAGACTTGGTTGATGATGCTACATCTTCTGCATCATCATCGAATGGGCCACTTTATGAGTTATCCGAGATGATGGCTCAACTACCTATCAA GAGAGGGCTATCAAAGCATTACCATGGGAAATCACAGTCATTCACATCGCTAGCAAACGTGAAGAGCATTGAAGACCTACCAAAGAAAGTGGTTCGTGTAAGAGCTAAGATGATGAAATCATGCAAGAGCTATGGATGGGGATTAGATGGTCATCATCACCATAACAAGGTGTATTATAGCCCTAAGGCTACCATATCAAAGAAGGGTTCAAGTTCAACAAGGGTTTGTTTTATGTCTTCTTCTCTAGCTACCTAG
- the LOC107932209 gene encoding mitogen-activated protein kinase kinase 6 isoform X1: MKNKKPPKPLSLFPPNPMPEPNFFRTVRWTLHELDDELLIRDPAPFISTEKDSPPFDIKNLDLEFLLEDLETVKVIGNGRGGPVQLARHRWDGKLYALKVIKMNLQEEEILKQFMQYLKINKASKCSNVVSCNHSFYHRGDVFLVLEYMDRGSLIEVLRQVKTIPEPFLAVVCDQVLQGLVYLHHENHVIHGHIKPSNLLVNRNGEVKIADFGLSTLVASSMDQKDTFVGTDNNYMSPERISGSTYDYSSDIWSLGMVALECAIGRYPYKQSEDPQTWPSIDELLKTNAPPNEFSSEFCSFVSASLQTSPEKRASSLDLLSHPFIKKSQHLNLVYFVGWLESPLNYPRRR, translated from the exons atgaagaacaaGAAACCGCCGAAGCCACTGAGCCTCTTTCCTCCAAATCCAATGCCAGAACCTAATTTCTT CAGGACGGTACGTTGGACACTTCATGAACTTGATGACGAGCTTCTAATTCGGGATCCTGCGCCTTTCATTTCCACTGAAAAAGACTCCCCC CCTTTTGATATCAAAAACCTTGATCTTGAATTCTTATTGGAAGACCTCGAGACCGTCAAAGTTATTGGCAATGGCCGTGGAGGTCCGGTACAACTTGCTCGCCATAGATGGGATGGAAAATTATATGCCTTGAAG GTTATAAAAATGAACTTACAAGAGGAAGAGATTCTTAAACAATTCATGCAGTATCTTAAAATAAACAAGGCATCAAAATGTTCGAATGTCGTGTCTTGCAACCATTCATTCTATCACAGAGGAGACGTATTTCTTGTATTAGAATACATGGACCGTGGATCTTTGATCGAAGTGCTCAGACAAGTTAAAACTATACCCGAACCGTTTCTTGCTGTTGTGTGTGACCAGGTCCTACAAGGTCTTGTCTATTTGCACCATGAAAATCATGTAATACATGGTCACATAAAGCCGTCTAATCTACTGGTAAACCGAAATGGAGAAGTGAAGATTGCTGATTTTGGTCTTAGTACATTGGTAGCTAGCTCAATGGACCAGAAAGATACATTTGTTGGGACTGATAACAACTACATGTCG CCAGAGAGAATTAGTGGGAGCACTTATGATTATAGCAGCGATATTTGGAGTTTAGGCATGGTAGCGCTCGAGTGCGCCATCGGACGTTACCCGTATAAGCAATCGGAAGATCCGCAAACTTGGCCTAGCATTGATGAGCTTTTGAAGACAAATGCTCCACCAAATGAGTTCTCTTCAGAGTTCTGTTCATTTGTCTCAGCCAG CCTACAGACGAGCCCTGAAAAGAGAGCATCATCTTTGGACCTCTTG AGTCACCCCTTCATCAAAAAGTCCCAACACCTCAACCTTGTGTATTTTGTAGGTTGGCTGGAATCTCCATTGAATTACCCAAGACGAAGATAA
- the LOC107932209 gene encoding mitogen-activated protein kinase kinase 6 isoform X2 — translation MKNKKPPKPLSLFPPNPMPEPNFLTVRWTLHELDDELLIRDPAPFISTEKDSPPFDIKNLDLEFLLEDLETVKVIGNGRGGPVQLARHRWDGKLYALKVIKMNLQEEEILKQFMQYLKINKASKCSNVVSCNHSFYHRGDVFLVLEYMDRGSLIEVLRQVKTIPEPFLAVVCDQVLQGLVYLHHENHVIHGHIKPSNLLVNRNGEVKIADFGLSTLVASSMDQKDTFVGTDNNYMSPERISGSTYDYSSDIWSLGMVALECAIGRYPYKQSEDPQTWPSIDELLKTNAPPNEFSSEFCSFVSASLQTSPEKRASSLDLLSHPFIKKSQHLNLVYFVGWLESPLNYPRRR, via the exons atgaagaacaaGAAACCGCCGAAGCCACTGAGCCTCTTTCCTCCAAATCCAATGCCAGAACCTAATTTCTT GACGGTACGTTGGACACTTCATGAACTTGATGACGAGCTTCTAATTCGGGATCCTGCGCCTTTCATTTCCACTGAAAAAGACTCCCCC CCTTTTGATATCAAAAACCTTGATCTTGAATTCTTATTGGAAGACCTCGAGACCGTCAAAGTTATTGGCAATGGCCGTGGAGGTCCGGTACAACTTGCTCGCCATAGATGGGATGGAAAATTATATGCCTTGAAG GTTATAAAAATGAACTTACAAGAGGAAGAGATTCTTAAACAATTCATGCAGTATCTTAAAATAAACAAGGCATCAAAATGTTCGAATGTCGTGTCTTGCAACCATTCATTCTATCACAGAGGAGACGTATTTCTTGTATTAGAATACATGGACCGTGGATCTTTGATCGAAGTGCTCAGACAAGTTAAAACTATACCCGAACCGTTTCTTGCTGTTGTGTGTGACCAGGTCCTACAAGGTCTTGTCTATTTGCACCATGAAAATCATGTAATACATGGTCACATAAAGCCGTCTAATCTACTGGTAAACCGAAATGGAGAAGTGAAGATTGCTGATTTTGGTCTTAGTACATTGGTAGCTAGCTCAATGGACCAGAAAGATACATTTGTTGGGACTGATAACAACTACATGTCG CCAGAGAGAATTAGTGGGAGCACTTATGATTATAGCAGCGATATTTGGAGTTTAGGCATGGTAGCGCTCGAGTGCGCCATCGGACGTTACCCGTATAAGCAATCGGAAGATCCGCAAACTTGGCCTAGCATTGATGAGCTTTTGAAGACAAATGCTCCACCAAATGAGTTCTCTTCAGAGTTCTGTTCATTTGTCTCAGCCAG CCTACAGACGAGCCCTGAAAAGAGAGCATCATCTTTGGACCTCTTG AGTCACCCCTTCATCAAAAAGTCCCAACACCTCAACCTTGTGTATTTTGTAGGTTGGCTGGAATCTCCATTGAATTACCCAAGACGAAGATAA